The following are from one region of the Chloracidobacterium sp. genome:
- the smc gene encoding chromosome segregation protein SMC: MFKLQRLEITGFKSFADYTEIVFTGNGITAVVGPNGCGKSNVSDSISWVLGEQRAKSLRGGEMKDVVFQGTKNRKPSGMAEVVLHLVRDDDAFDIDDRELEDIDEALSNIDELAVDIDALEAETTESSAEAAADAAYVAEAEQNGLHEEGDIEIQKVQAAQVGSIQVVERTVRSKRHWRPRSFALDFAPGEAVSVTRRLYLSGESEYLLNGKTCRLRDIQDLFAGTGLSGAHYAIIEQGRIGQILSAKPADRRNLIEEAAGISKFRTRQRAAESRLESAKSNLGRISDIVSEIEKQANSLRRQAAKTRRYVVLQEDFRVLLRQLFAAEGKHLSGLIDELGEKLAEAIETERGFIVKVSDQEETFRRATISAREAEEALSEVRRRHAQNALERDRADREHRYQSEQIVNLNNRVVALRGEIDASNERLRLAANERERLEIEEQKESSEADASRLILVEAEKTYAAKVDDVRTIEAEAESRRNELMIHNAAVERFDEIGRQLEMNVARLLERLEGLEREGSRADEMHADFVAEAERASKELAGEREKLDSLNSEKKQLLENSAAARELLRRADEHFRLRSSELARTRNRLETLQELEEKRAVYAPQIQKLFSEKDKMGVQPLGVLADFLNVDETAERAVESLFGGYLQTVLVRNLAEAKKVSDWLRQKPIGRVSILIAPDAKRVENTSVRIGNSKSIEKVLGVSPELLAVLRNAFPREMSADLVDELDDTPSAAGGVTVAENGDIRFGNSLFISGQTSTGERNDSLLAFKRELTGLARSAERLENEVAKAEEAANAERSALTNLEERTVDLQSLIIKVERHILSLELHEKNVRQEIDRTERHRKVVVEEHAQLTAEIADMRAKIGAAQTSRIEAEAARREAQADLDETTRRLAAAREHAEDENRILNEKRTLAATSGERRRSAQAALRRIENEQKEVESRIAILELDLSETDIKLGELRKSVTEIAGRITGVEADLEAERLEIDTAVSAVNAARIIADESSETLAELNRKAAEAMNERAAIEVRQTEAVTHLKNIQENCNQELSIELDQLVNSVELPPDFALDDARRQVDDLRQRLDGFGAINMLAVDELAEAEERLLFLTSQRHDIVESIASAEEALREIKERSRERFKHAFEAINENFKTYFSDLFGGGRGEMTLLESDDILEAGIEVSAQPPGKRLQNILLLSGGEKAMTAIALVLAIFKYRPSPFCLLDEVDAPLDDANVGRFVGKIAEMSEKTQFIVITHNKRTMEAARALYGVTMQEAGVSKVVSVKFE; this comes from the coding sequence ATGTTTAAGCTCCAACGCCTGGAAATCACAGGTTTTAAATCTTTTGCGGACTACACGGAGATCGTCTTTACGGGAAACGGAATAACGGCGGTTGTTGGTCCGAACGGCTGCGGCAAATCGAATGTCTCGGATTCGATCTCGTGGGTACTGGGAGAACAGCGTGCCAAGTCGCTTCGTGGAGGCGAAATGAAGGACGTCGTCTTTCAGGGTACAAAAAACCGAAAGCCGTCTGGCATGGCCGAGGTTGTTTTGCACCTAGTCCGTGACGACGATGCGTTTGATATTGATGACCGTGAACTCGAGGACATCGATGAGGCATTAAGCAATATTGACGAGCTTGCCGTCGACATCGACGCCCTTGAGGCTGAGACCACGGAATCGTCGGCGGAGGCGGCCGCGGATGCTGCATACGTTGCCGAGGCCGAGCAGAATGGCCTTCACGAAGAAGGCGACATCGAGATCCAGAAGGTTCAGGCGGCACAGGTCGGTTCGATACAAGTGGTAGAGCGAACCGTGAGGTCAAAGCGCCATTGGCGGCCTCGTTCGTTTGCTTTGGATTTCGCACCTGGAGAAGCGGTTTCCGTCACCCGACGACTTTATCTATCGGGTGAAAGTGAATATCTCCTCAACGGGAAAACATGTCGGCTTCGTGATATTCAGGACCTGTTCGCGGGAACGGGACTATCAGGCGCTCATTACGCGATCATTGAACAAGGCCGAATCGGTCAGATACTATCGGCAAAACCAGCTGACCGTCGAAATCTCATCGAAGAAGCGGCCGGAATATCAAAGTTTCGGACCCGACAACGTGCGGCAGAATCCCGGCTCGAGTCAGCAAAGTCCAATCTTGGCCGGATCTCGGACATCGTATCAGAGATCGAGAAACAAGCGAATTCATTGAGACGTCAGGCTGCGAAGACCCGGCGGTATGTCGTTTTGCAAGAGGATTTTCGGGTCCTTTTAAGACAGCTGTTCGCAGCCGAAGGCAAGCATCTATCGGGCCTGATCGATGAGCTCGGTGAAAAACTGGCTGAAGCGATCGAGACCGAGCGTGGCTTCATCGTCAAGGTCAGTGATCAAGAAGAGACCTTTCGAAGGGCAACGATCAGCGCCCGCGAAGCAGAGGAAGCTCTCTCGGAGGTTCGGCGCCGGCATGCCCAGAACGCACTTGAACGCGATAGAGCGGATCGAGAACACCGCTATCAGTCAGAACAGATCGTAAATCTCAACAATCGCGTTGTTGCATTGCGCGGTGAGATCGACGCCTCGAATGAGCGACTCAGGCTAGCAGCGAACGAACGCGAACGGCTTGAGATCGAGGAGCAGAAAGAAAGTTCTGAAGCCGACGCCTCGCGGCTGATACTTGTAGAGGCTGAAAAGACCTACGCGGCAAAAGTTGACGACGTTCGAACGATCGAGGCGGAGGCAGAGTCCCGTCGAAACGAATTGATGATACACAACGCGGCTGTCGAACGATTTGACGAGATAGGTCGGCAGCTTGAAATGAACGTCGCTCGACTGCTCGAGAGGCTTGAAGGTCTGGAACGCGAGGGCTCACGCGCGGACGAGATGCACGCTGATTTCGTCGCGGAAGCTGAACGAGCTTCGAAAGAGCTGGCCGGTGAGCGGGAAAAACTCGATTCGCTAAATTCTGAGAAGAAACAACTTCTTGAGAATTCCGCGGCCGCTCGCGAATTGCTCAGGCGCGCCGATGAGCATTTCAGACTTAGAAGTTCTGAACTTGCACGAACGCGCAATCGGCTTGAGACGCTCCAGGAACTTGAAGAAAAACGAGCAGTGTACGCGCCCCAGATACAGAAGCTATTTTCCGAAAAGGACAAAATGGGTGTGCAGCCGCTCGGCGTGCTCGCAGATTTTCTGAACGTCGATGAGACCGCAGAGAGAGCCGTTGAAAGCCTTTTTGGTGGATATCTGCAAACGGTATTGGTCCGGAATTTGGCCGAGGCAAAGAAGGTTTCCGACTGGCTGCGGCAAAAGCCGATCGGACGCGTTTCGATCTTGATCGCACCCGATGCAAAACGTGTTGAAAACACATCCGTCAGGATCGGCAACTCGAAGAGCATCGAAAAAGTCCTCGGGGTTTCGCCAGAGTTACTCGCGGTATTGCGAAACGCGTTTCCCCGAGAGATGTCGGCCGATCTGGTCGATGAGCTCGATGATACACCCTCGGCAGCTGGCGGCGTGACTGTTGCAGAAAACGGAGATATACGTTTTGGCAACAGTCTTTTCATAAGCGGCCAAACCTCGACCGGTGAAAGAAACGATTCGCTTCTTGCATTCAAACGCGAACTTACCGGTCTTGCTCGGTCTGCCGAAAGGCTTGAAAACGAAGTCGCAAAGGCTGAGGAGGCTGCTAATGCCGAACGGTCGGCACTGACAAACCTTGAGGAAAGGACAGTTGATCTTCAGTCGCTTATCATCAAAGTAGAGCGCCATATTCTGAGCCTTGAGCTTCACGAAAAGAACGTGCGTCAAGAGATCGATCGGACCGAGAGACATCGAAAGGTCGTTGTAGAAGAGCACGCTCAATTGACTGCAGAGATCGCCGATATGCGTGCCAAGATCGGCGCCGCGCAGACGAGTCGGATCGAGGCCGAGGCGGCTCGTCGCGAAGCACAGGCCGATCTTGATGAGACCACTCGACGCCTTGCTGCGGCACGCGAACATGCTGAAGACGAAAACCGGATTCTAAACGAAAAGAGGACTCTTGCCGCAACCTCCGGTGAGAGGCGCCGATCGGCCCAAGCAGCATTGCGTCGGATCGAGAACGAACAAAAAGAGGTCGAATCCCGGATCGCCATTCTCGAACTTGACCTATCCGAGACGGATATAAAATTAGGGGAACTCCGCAAATCGGTCACAGAGATCGCCGGCCGGATCACCGGTGTCGAAGCGGATCTTGAGGCGGAGCGGCTCGAAATTGATACGGCTGTCAGTGCGGTCAATGCGGCGCGCATAATTGCGGACGAATCGAGTGAGACCCTGGCAGAGTTGAACCGAAAAGCTGCCGAGGCAATGAACGAAAGGGCTGCGATCGAGGTTCGTCAGACCGAGGCGGTCACGCATCTCAAGAATATTCAGGAGAATTGTAATCAGGAACTCAGCATCGAGCTTGATCAGCTGGTTAATTCTGTAGAGCTGCCGCCGGATTTTGCTCTGGACGATGCCCGGCGGCAAGTAGACGATCTGCGGCAACGGTTGGACGGATTTGGGGCCATAAACATGCTCGCCGTAGATGAACTCGCTGAAGCCGAAGAGCGATTACTTTTCCTGACGTCTCAAAGGCACGACATCGTCGAGAGTATTGCCTCGGCCGAAGAAGCTCTGCGTGAGATCAAAGAGCGGTCGCGCGAGCGGTTCAAACATGCGTTCGAGGCCATCAACGAAAATTTCAAGACCTATTTCAGCGACCTTTTCGGCGGCGGACGGGGCGAAATGACACTCCTCGAATCTGACGACATACTCGAAGCCGGGATCGAGGTTTCGGCTCAGCCGCCAGGCAAGCGTCTTCAGAATATCCTCCTGCTCTCGGGCGGCGAGAAAGCAATGACCGCCATTGCTCTCGTGCTCGCCATTTTCAAATATCGACCATCGCCGTTCTGTTTGCTCGACGAGGTCGATGCACCGCTAGATGACGCAAACGTCGGCAGGTTTGTTGGAAAGATCGCTGAAATGTCCGAAAAGACCCAGTTTATCGTGATCACCCACAATAAACGGACGATGGAGGCCGCCCGGGCGCTTTATGGCGTTACGATGCAGGAAGCCGGTGTATCGAAGGTGGTCTCGGTGAAATTCGAGTAG
- a CDS encoding DUF4388 domain-containing protein yields MNQVLESAIPVSEISIESVLLDADLFVKYSSPEKAFTLLRESIERSPRSISLREKMRDISIKQKNLSEAAKQCLALVTLYIAREDFDLAYDRLQEAKLLDPRISVAPGLEAIRRARRPEFATNRDRTPQKVRTDVTFAGNLGYVSIFDAVQVIENAKMTGLLVLKSDMHLASVSFNEGKIVDAECNGHNGVGAFREIIEISSGTFEFSTSENEFQVIISVSSNTNFLLDVLTELDNERAEQQGLRDVGSELI; encoded by the coding sequence ATGAATCAAGTATTAGAGTCTGCCATCCCCGTAAGTGAGATCTCGATCGAATCGGTGTTGCTGGACGCCGATCTGTTCGTGAAGTACAGTTCGCCTGAAAAGGCCTTCACCCTGCTTCGGGAGTCGATCGAGCGCAGCCCGCGTTCGATATCTCTGCGCGAAAAGATGCGCGACATCAGTATCAAGCAGAAGAACCTCTCCGAGGCTGCAAAACAATGCCTTGCATTGGTAACGCTATATATTGCACGTGAAGACTTTGACCTGGCTTACGATCGACTTCAGGAAGCGAAACTACTCGATCCGCGGATCTCAGTAGCTCCTGGACTCGAAGCTATCCGTCGTGCCCGGCGACCAGAATTTGCTACAAACCGTGACAGAACACCGCAAAAAGTCAGAACCGATGTGACGTTTGCAGGAAATCTCGGATACGTCAGCATTTTTGATGCGGTTCAGGTGATAGAAAATGCAAAAATGACCGGGCTTCTGGTATTAAAATCCGACATGCACCTGGCCAGTGTTTCTTTCAACGAAGGCAAGATAGTCGATGCGGAATGTAACGGACATAATGGTGTTGGCGCATTCAGGGAGATCATTGAGATCAGCAGCGGGACATTCGAATTTTCTACGTCCGAAAACGAGTTTCAAGTCATAATCAGCGTTTCGAGCAATACAAACTTTTTGCTCGATGTTCTTACCGAACTCGATAACGAAAGAGCTGAACAGCAGGGGCTTCGTGACGTTGGGAGCGAGCTGATTTAG
- a CDS encoding TonB-dependent receptor has protein sequence MKVFAGKFLLSSLVFCTLFAVVRSSAQDLDDVTIAGRITDSNGMAIVGATVIASQVQSGLSRTAVTNSDGQYRFVELPPGTYKIRASATGFGAKERIDLVTIAGQNLRLDLSLLPADVQAETTVTVTDDDAPAIDVTRTIVGGTIEEREIEELPNVNRNPLDLVLTLGGTSEEALSTSDLAEDRNANPRSTPFEQGNFTISGGASYSNNITIDGLDNNDDRSARDRFQPSLEAIAEVQVIRNQFSAEYGRASGGRINLRTRSGSNRYRGRAFMFFADDSFNANTWYNNSRGIDRLPLTYYNPGFTFSGPVKLPFYNGKDKTFFAFAYEYQRFEDTTLIDTYIPVVPNPRFTLPSPTGTEQFCDNANPANCPATAGFISNYSNLYATPNAGNILTLRFDHRLTKKNDFTVGWQFGRRKNRRTSGTSTTRIEEALQARNINTDAINFTDNHVFGSKAVNQFRFQWSNYKPSYQTDDPLAPVILIGYRNPVTNSVQTLIAGNSTASSLQNFADSREERRLQFQNSFTYIAGSHTLKMGIDVQDVNSKAVALGDATGTYNFGSVLNYSNNVLSRYRHNFGTATDVTNTYWGLFINDEFRLTSNLTLSYGVRYERETAISDNNNIGPRVGIAWDPFGKKRGAGKTVVRFGAGIFYNRVLLRTVGDFIQNQLGSLASFDSNTIPTTNNSRANVLAQIATSFPNAYPSVEALRAAVTSANCGPVATPVPCGPNTGFIANTASGGNPLRSVDPDLKIPESYQFNVGFEREIYNGWVFEANYTWNKTAHLWREYNTNLPILPSGFQDYTAYLVASQYVFTNFNGTQRTYRFYLGPTTDPSGVSTNPATQTGTCGTTVNVTCWINLNTVNTSSTTPNTNASDGVSSNSIGGPIGIAIEALRSLRPDPTVDEKERVASIGNSAYQGLVLEFRRRYRKMGYGFGGSFRAVYTLSKLMDDGLNNTSNAEVSGDFSREWARALQDRRHRFALSGSIDTPWWLGSVRFSPIFRFGSSAPFNLGYGIDRNLNDSSTDRVQFNGNLSDLVWREPGSGVPEALLAQFSLQPIGSRSGNLPRNAGRGPKQYIFDLNVTREWKFGERFRLRPTVEFGNILNMAVFSFGSEFVDFIGPNASATARENFLVPTRTFRPRQIRFGIRFDF, from the coding sequence ATGAAAGTTTTTGCAGGAAAGTTCTTGCTTTCGTCTTTGGTGTTTTGCACCCTTTTTGCCGTCGTACGATCGAGTGCCCAAGATCTTGATGACGTTACGATCGCGGGCCGAATAACCGATTCGAACGGGATGGCCATCGTTGGCGCGACTGTCATTGCAAGTCAAGTTCAGTCTGGGCTGTCACGGACAGCAGTGACGAATAGCGACGGCCAGTACCGGTTTGTCGAATTGCCCCCGGGAACATACAAGATCAGGGCTTCGGCGACCGGATTCGGTGCAAAAGAGCGGATCGATTTGGTCACGATCGCCGGACAAAACCTTCGACTCGACCTCTCGTTGTTGCCGGCCGATGTGCAAGCGGAGACAACAGTTACGGTAACTGACGATGACGCACCAGCTATTGACGTGACCCGAACAATTGTAGGCGGAACGATCGAGGAGCGGGAGATCGAAGAACTTCCGAATGTTAATCGAAATCCGCTAGACCTGGTCTTAACTCTTGGGGGGACCTCCGAAGAAGCTCTCTCAACTTCAGATCTCGCCGAGGACCGAAACGCGAATCCGCGGAGCACACCCTTTGAACAGGGCAATTTCACCATTTCGGGCGGGGCCTCTTATTCCAATAACATTACGATCGACGGTTTAGATAATAACGACGACAGGTCAGCTCGAGACCGGTTTCAGCCGTCTTTAGAAGCGATCGCAGAAGTGCAGGTAATAAGAAATCAATTCTCGGCTGAGTATGGACGTGCATCTGGCGGACGTATCAATTTACGAACTCGCTCCGGCTCAAACCGCTATCGCGGCAGGGCATTCATGTTCTTCGCCGATGACAGTTTCAATGCGAATACTTGGTACAACAACAGCCGAGGAATCGATCGGTTGCCGCTCACGTATTACAATCCCGGTTTTACGTTCAGCGGACCTGTCAAATTGCCGTTTTACAATGGAAAAGACAAGACATTTTTCGCATTTGCATACGAATATCAGCGGTTTGAAGATACGACTCTGATCGATACGTATATTCCTGTGGTTCCGAATCCACGATTTACGTTACCTTCGCCGACCGGGACGGAGCAATTTTGCGACAATGCGAATCCCGCGAACTGCCCGGCTACAGCAGGTTTTATTTCTAATTATTCGAATTTGTATGCGACTCCGAACGCAGGAAATATCCTCACGCTGCGATTCGATCACCGATTGACCAAGAAAAATGATTTTACCGTCGGTTGGCAGTTTGGCCGGCGCAAAAACCGTAGAACTAGTGGGACTTCAACTACTCGTATAGAAGAAGCCTTGCAGGCAAGGAACATAAATACAGACGCAATAAACTTCACTGACAACCACGTTTTTGGATCTAAAGCCGTAAATCAGTTCAGGTTTCAATGGTCCAATTACAAACCGAGTTATCAAACGGACGACCCATTGGCACCGGTGATCTTGATCGGGTATCGAAATCCGGTAACTAACAGCGTACAGACACTTATTGCAGGTAATTCTACAGCAAGCAGCTTGCAGAATTTTGCCGACAGCCGCGAAGAACGAAGATTGCAGTTTCAAAATTCGTTCACCTATATTGCAGGATCACACACGCTTAAGATGGGTATCGACGTTCAGGACGTCAATTCGAAGGCAGTAGCGCTGGGCGATGCGACGGGTACCTACAACTTTGGCAGCGTTTTGAACTATTCGAACAATGTTTTATCGAGATATCGGCATAACTTTGGGACAGCCACAGACGTTACAAACACGTATTGGGGTTTGTTCATCAACGACGAGTTCAGACTCACTTCGAACCTTACACTCAGTTACGGGGTCCGTTATGAACGCGAGACTGCGATCTCTGACAACAACAATATTGGGCCTCGTGTCGGTATTGCGTGGGATCCTTTTGGAAAGAAGCGTGGAGCGGGCAAAACGGTTGTTCGATTCGGAGCAGGGATTTTTTACAATCGGGTCCTTTTGCGAACGGTCGGCGACTTCATACAGAACCAATTAGGCAGCCTTGCATCATTTGACTCCAATACGATACCCACAACCAATAATTCGAGAGCAAACGTCCTTGCCCAGATCGCGACCAGTTTCCCGAACGCTTATCCATCTGTTGAAGCTCTTCGAGCGGCAGTCACGTCGGCAAATTGCGGACCAGTGGCTACTCCTGTTCCGTGTGGGCCAAATACAGGTTTCATTGCTAATACCGCCAGCGGCGGTAACCCGCTACGGTCCGTCGATCCTGACCTCAAAATCCCTGAGAGCTATCAGTTCAACGTTGGGTTTGAGCGTGAGATATACAACGGATGGGTTTTTGAAGCAAACTATACATGGAACAAGACTGCTCACCTTTGGCGAGAATACAACACAAATCTTCCGATACTTCCGTCCGGGTTCCAGGATTATACCGCGTACCTTGTCGCATCGCAGTACGTTTTTACTAACTTTAACGGTACCCAGCGAACATATCGCTTTTACCTTGGTCCGACGACGGATCCCAGCGGAGTTTCTACAAATCCAGCAACTCAGACCGGTACCTGTGGCACAACGGTGAATGTCACCTGCTGGATAAATCTGAATACCGTAAACACCTCGTCGACGACTCCGAACACCAACGCATCGGACGGTGTTTCATCAAATTCGATCGGTGGGCCAATTGGCATTGCGATCGAAGCACTTCGGAGTCTGCGTCCCGACCCAACCGTAGATGAGAAAGAGCGAGTCGCGTCGATCGGGAACTCAGCATATCAAGGACTGGTTTTGGAGTTTCGCCGCCGTTACCGAAAGATGGGTTACGGTTTCGGAGGATCTTTTCGTGCAGTATATACTCTTTCGAAACTGATGGATGACGGACTCAACAATACTTCGAACGCCGAGGTCAGCGGTGATTTCAGCCGCGAATGGGCTCGAGCCCTGCAGGACAGGCGACACCGTTTCGCTCTGTCGGGCTCCATCGATACTCCGTGGTGGCTCGGGAGCGTTCGGTTCTCTCCGATTTTTCGTTTTGGAAGTTCAGCGCCTTTCAATCTTGGATATGGCATTGATCGAAATCTGAATGACTCGAGTACCGATAGGGTTCAGTTCAATGGCAACCTTTCAGATCTAGTTTGGCGTGAGCCGGGTTCCGGGGTTCCGGAGGCTTTGCTTGCTCAATTTTCGCTGCAGCCCATCGGGTCGCGAAGCGGAAATCTTCCGCGGAATGCCGGCCGAGGTCCGAAACAGTATATATTTGATCTGAACGTTACTCGTGAATGGAAGTTTGGCGAGCGTTTCCGTTTACGGCCAACAGTCGAGTTCGGCAATATCCTTAACATGGCTGTGTTCAGTTTTGGCTCTGAGTTTGTTGATTTTATAGGGCCGAACGCGTCGGCTACCGCTAGAGAGAATTTCCTGGTTCCAACCCGCACCTTTCGCCCAAGGCAGATTCGGTTTGGTATTCGGTTCGATTTTTAG
- a CDS encoding helix-turn-helix transcriptional regulator: protein MKKRVKTYTISAVAEMFEIHPQTLRMYEREGLLKPSRSVGNTRLYEDSDLERLEIILSLTRDLGVNLAGVEIILNMREKMDAMQREFERFFEYIRSHASEIPRSGQQTAPSDALIPVSRVRRAHYAEVTIDDE from the coding sequence ATGAAAAAGCGCGTCAAAACATATACGATCAGTGCCGTCGCGGAAATGTTCGAAATACATCCGCAGACACTGAGGATGTATGAACGTGAGGGGCTACTAAAGCCTTCGCGATCGGTGGGGAATACGCGACTTTATGAGGACTCGGACCTCGAGCGTCTGGAAATAATTCTATCGCTCACGCGCGATCTTGGAGTCAATCTTGCTGGTGTTGAGATAATTCTCAATATGCGGGAAAAAATGGATGCGATGCAGCGTGAGTTCGAGCGTTTTTTTGAATACATCCGCAGTCACGCGAGTGAGATCCCGCGAAGCGGTCAGCAAACAGCTCCTTCGGATGCCCTAATACCCGTTTCGCGAGTCCGCAGAGCCCATTATGCGGAAGTTACGATCGACGACGAGTAA
- the dnaJ gene encoding molecular chaperone DnaJ — MAKKDYYKILGVKKDANADEIKKSYRKMARKFHPDVNPNDKTAEEKFKEVQEAYDVLSDEKKRKVFDRFGYYNDNLDAESPFASGAASGTGAPGFDFSGFDFSSTSGGGSGSSFRDIFSDLFGGGGGGAGARPQPEPPRAMPKKGRDIEMPLALSFEEAFTGLTTNITVNRSEQCSRCNGAGDTGGPVVQCTTCKGTGQVMRSGGRLQFAQDCADCGGTGRRRTPCSLCSGKGTTPKSEQVKIRIPAGVDTGSRVRIPKKGHGGRLGAEPGDLFILTNVGKHPFLTRKGDNVYVSVPISVSEAALGARIEVPTVEGKAQLKIPPGTESGQKFRLRERGYPSLRNPSLRGDEFIEVKIALPRVISEETKDILRQFEKLNPENPRNAMGLD, encoded by the coding sequence ATGGCCAAAAAAGATTATTACAAGATCCTTGGGGTAAAAAAAGACGCAAATGCGGACGAGATAAAGAAATCGTACCGCAAGATGGCGCGTAAATTTCACCCTGACGTCAACCCTAACGACAAAACCGCCGAAGAGAAATTTAAAGAAGTACAAGAAGCCTACGATGTTCTCTCGGACGAAAAAAAACGAAAGGTATTCGACCGATTCGGCTATTACAACGACAATTTGGATGCTGAATCACCGTTTGCGTCCGGCGCCGCAAGTGGTACTGGTGCACCGGGTTTTGATTTTTCGGGCTTCGATTTTTCGAGTACGTCGGGCGGCGGTAGCGGATCCAGCTTTCGCGATATTTTCTCTGATCTTTTTGGCGGTGGAGGTGGCGGGGCAGGCGCGCGGCCACAGCCTGAACCGCCGCGGGCGATGCCTAAGAAAGGCCGAGATATCGAAATGCCTTTGGCACTCAGTTTCGAGGAGGCATTTACTGGTCTGACAACCAACATCACGGTAAACCGGTCGGAGCAGTGTTCTCGATGTAACGGAGCGGGTGACACCGGCGGTCCGGTCGTTCAATGCACTACCTGTAAAGGAACGGGACAGGTCATGCGGTCAGGAGGGCGTTTACAGTTCGCCCAGGATTGTGCAGATTGCGGCGGAACCGGTCGACGTCGAACCCCGTGTTCGCTTTGCAGCGGCAAAGGAACAACCCCGAAATCCGAACAAGTGAAAATCAGGATTCCTGCCGGTGTCGATACTGGTTCCCGTGTACGGATTCCAAAGAAAGGCCATGGTGGCAGGCTAGGAGCAGAACCAGGGGATCTCTTTATCCTTACAAATGTCGGAAAACATCCGTTCCTGACACGTAAAGGAGACAACGTCTACGTTTCGGTCCCGATATCGGTTTCAGAAGCTGCATTAGGTGCGAGGATCGAAGTTCCAACAGTCGAAGGAAAAGCTCAACTCAAGATTCCGCCAGGCACAGAGTCTGGGCAAAAGTTTCGACTGCGTGAGCGTGGCTATCCAAGCTTGCGAAATCCATCGTTGCGAGGGGATGAGTTCATTGAGGTAAAGATCGCGCTCCCGAGGGTAATATCCGAAGAGACAAAGGACATCTTGAGACAATTTGAGAAACTTAATCCGGAGAACCCCCGAAATGCAATGGGGTTAGACTGA